One window of the Salvia splendens isolate huo1 chromosome 1, SspV2, whole genome shotgun sequence genome contains the following:
- the LOC121795903 gene encoding probable indole-3-acetic acid-amido synthetase GH3.1, translating to MPTDSNAKALQFIEDMTRNVDGVQEHVLAQILSQNSETEYLKGFHLAGATDRETFKSKIPMVTYEDIQPLIQRIANGDRSPILSARPISEFLTSSGTSAGERKLMPTISEEWDRRRILYSLLMPVMDQYVKGLDKGKGLYFYFIKSETKTPSGLLARPVLTSYYKSDIFKNRPYDPFTVYTSPNEAILCEDSSQSMYAQMLCGLYERQTVFRVGAVFASGLTRSIRFLQLNWKQLAHDIRTGSLNPKFTDSSLRDCMASILRPDPELADFITRECEKDSWEGIIKRIWPNTKYLDVIVTGAMAQYIPTLDYYSGGLPKACTMYASSECYFGLNLKPMCDPSEVSYTIMPNMAYFEFLSHTNSDGSKGEGELVDLADVEVGKEYELLVTTYAGLCRYRVGDILRVTGFYNSAPQFRFVRRKNVLLSIESDKTDESELQAAVEKASKLLSTRVVEYTSYAETKKVPGHYVIYWELMGESLPGEGVMERCCLAMEEEFNSVYRQGRAADGSIGPLEIRLVRSGTFEELMDYALSKGASINQYKVPRCVTSAPIVELLDSRVVSTHFSPAPPCWSPESRF from the exons ATGCCAACTGACTCAAACGCCAAGGCTCTTCAGTTTATTGAAGACATGACGCGAAATGTAGACGGCGTACAGGAACACGTACTCGCCCAAATTCTCTCCCAAAATTCGGAAACTGAATATCTCAAGGGTTTCCATCTCGCCGGCGCCACCGATAGGGAGACCTTCAAATCCAAAATcccgatggttacctacgaAGATATCCAGCCGTTGATTCAGAGAATCGCTAATGGAGACCGCTCTCCGATTTTATCAGCTCGTCCCATCTCGGAATTCCTTACCAG TTCTGGAACTTCAGCTGGTGAAAGAAAGCTGATGCCAACTATCAGTGAAGAATGGGATCGCCGGCGGATTCTATACAGTCTTCTGATGCCTGTTATGGACCA ATACGTGAAAGGGCTGGACAAAGGCAAAGGGCTCTACTTCTACTTCATAAAATCCGAGACAAAGACACCAAGCGGGCTACTAGCCCGACCCGTACTCACAAGCTATTACAAAAGCGACATCTTCAAGAACCGACCCTACGACCCTTTTACCGTCTACACCAGCCCTAATGAAGCCATCCTCTGCGAGGATTCCTCCCAAAGCATGTATGCCCAAATGCTCTGCGGCCTCTACGAACGCCAAACAGTCTTCCGGGTCGGGGCCGTCTTCGCCTCCGGCCTCACTCGCTCCATCCGCTTCCTCCAGCTCAACTGGAAGCAACTGGCCCACGACATCCGAACCGGCTCTCTCAACCCTAAATTCACCGACAGCTCCCTCCGTGACTGCATGGCCAGTATCTTGCGCCCCGACCCGGAACTCGCCGATTTCATCACACGTGAGTGTGAAAAAGACAGCTGGGAGGGAATTATCAAAAGGATTTGGCCCAACACGAAATACCTCGATGTGATCGTCACCGGAGCGATGGCCCAGTACATCCCCACGCTGGATTATTACAGCGGCGGATTGCCCAAGGCATGCACAATGTACGCCTCGTCCGAGTGCTACTTCGGCCTTAATCTGAAGCCCATGTGCGATCCATCGGAGGTCTCCTACACCATCATGCCAAACATGGCCTATTTCGAGTTTTTGTCCCACACCAACTCAGACGGCAGCAAGGGCGAGGGCGAGCTAGTGGATCTGGCCGATGTTGAGGTTGGGAAGGAATACGAGCTGTTGGTGACGACCTACGCGGGGCTGTGCCGGTACAGGGTGGGCGACATCCTCCGTGTGACGGGTTTTTACAACTCGGCGCCGCAGTTCCGGTTCGTGCGGAGGAAGAACGTGCTGCTGAGCATCGAGTCCGACAAGACCGACGAGTCGGAGCTTCAGGCGGCGGTGGAGAAGGCCTCCAAGCTTCTGAGCACGAGAGTGGTGGAATACACGAGCTACGCGGAGACGAAGAAGGTGCCAGGGCACTACGTTATATACTGGGAGCTGATGGGAGAGTCATTGCCGGGGGAAGGGGTGATGGAGCGGTGCTGCCTGGCGATGGAGGAGGAGTTCAACTCGGTGTACAGGCAGGGGCGGGCGGCGGATGGGTCGATTGGGCCGTTGGAGATTCGGTTGGTGAGGAGTGGCACATTTGAGGAGTTGATGGACTATGCTTTATCCAAGGGGGCTTCCATTAATCAGTATAAAGTGCCAAGATGCGTTACCTCTGCGCCCATCGTTGAGCTTCTTGACTCGAGGGTTGTTTCCACCCATTTCAGCCCTGCGCCGCCGTGCTGGAGCCCCGAGAGCCGTTTCTGA